A single window of Microcoleus sp. FACHB-68 DNA harbors:
- a CDS encoding aldehyde dehydrogenase family protein, with translation MYTCLNYIDGQWMPAQSEATLESRNPANWHELVATFPHSNSADADKAVQAARSAYQTWRLVPAPTRADFIYRVGELLLKRKEELAHLMSLEMGKPITESRGDVQEGVDCAFYYAGEGRRLFGQTTTSEMPNKFAMTMRMPIGVCALITPWNFPVAIPCWKALPALVCGNTIILKPAEDTPACANFLIQIFHDAGLPPGVVNLIHGLGEEAGQALVEHPGVDLVSFTGSSQTGAHVGEICSRTHKRVCLEMGGKNAQIVMEDADLELALEGALWGAFGTAGQRCTATSRLLLHRDIKDKFTAMLLESTGKLRIGAGTDPDTQIGPIINGVQLQRVMDYMEVARSEGAKILTGGERATEGPIKKGFFFQPTILDQVTPDMRVAREEIFGPVVALIEISSFEEAIAVLNDTPYGLSSSVYTRDVNRAFQAMRDIEAGITYINGPTIGAEVHLPFGGVKQTGNGHREAGSAVLDVFTEWKSVYVDFSGRLQRAQIDNH, from the coding sequence ATGTATACCTGCCTTAACTACATCGATGGCCAATGGATGCCGGCTCAATCAGAAGCCACCCTAGAAAGCCGCAACCCTGCCAACTGGCACGAACTTGTTGCCACATTTCCCCATTCCAACAGCGCCGATGCCGACAAAGCCGTTCAAGCAGCCCGAAGCGCCTACCAGACATGGCGTTTGGTGCCGGCACCAACCCGTGCAGACTTTATCTATCGAGTAGGAGAACTGTTACTCAAACGCAAAGAAGAACTCGCCCACCTGATGAGCCTAGAGATGGGTAAACCCATCACCGAATCCCGTGGAGACGTGCAAGAAGGCGTTGATTGCGCCTTTTACTATGCGGGAGAAGGCCGGCGGCTATTTGGTCAAACAACGACCTCAGAGATGCCGAATAAATTTGCGATGACCATGCGAATGCCCATAGGAGTGTGCGCCCTGATCACACCCTGGAATTTTCCTGTCGCCATACCCTGTTGGAAAGCATTACCGGCTCTCGTGTGCGGTAACACGATCATCCTTAAACCTGCCGAAGATACACCGGCGTGTGCGAACTTCCTGATCCAGATATTCCACGATGCCGGCTTGCCACCGGGAGTCGTTAATTTAATTCATGGTTTGGGAGAAGAAGCCGGTCAAGCTTTAGTTGAGCACCCAGGTGTCGATTTAGTCTCCTTCACCGGCTCATCCCAAACAGGTGCCCACGTTGGAGAAATTTGCAGCCGCACTCACAAGCGTGTTTGTCTGGAAATGGGCGGTAAAAATGCCCAAATCGTGATGGAAGATGCAGACTTAGAACTCGCACTCGAAGGCGCACTGTGGGGAGCTTTTGGCACCGCCGGCCAGCGCTGCACCGCCACCAGCCGACTGCTCCTGCACCGCGATATCAAAGATAAATTCACCGCCATGCTGCTGGAAAGCACCGGCAAATTGCGGATCGGTGCCGGCACAGATCCAGATACACAAATCGGCCCCATTATTAACGGAGTGCAGTTGCAACGGGTGATGGATTATATGGAAGTCGCCCGCAGTGAAGGTGCAAAAATATTAACCGGCGGCGAGAGAGCAACTGAAGGCCCGATTAAAAAAGGTTTCTTCTTCCAGCCAACGATTCTCGATCAGGTCACTCCCGATATGCGAGTCGCCCGTGAAGAAATCTTTGGGCCGGTTGTCGCCCTCATCGAAATCAGTTCATTTGAAGAAGCGATCGCAGTTCTCAACGACACACCCTACGGCTTATCCTCATCCGTTTATACCCGCGATGTAAACCGCGCCTTCCAAGCCATGCGCGACATCGAAGCCGGCATCACTTACATCAATGGCCCCACCATTGGCGCAGAAGTGCATCTACCTTTTGGCGGAGTTAAGCAAACAGGTAACGGACACCGGGAAGCCGGCAGCGCTGTTCTTGATGTTTTTACAGAATGGAAAAGCGTTTATGTAGATTTTTCCGGTCGCTTGCAACGCGCTCAAATTGACAACCATTAG
- a CDS encoding PAS domain S-box protein translates to MKLKFLYLRRYGVAVLAVALALLLTLLLKPLLQTTPTALFLGAVALSSWYGGFPSGLLATILSALCLDYFFLKSGYSIQAIALQDILLLSLFILVALMISSLNAARLKAEKRVRVSEENFRLLVQGVKDYAIFMIDPDGYIVSWNEGAENIKGYKAKEIIGQHLSRFYTAEDIAQSRPERILQVAAAKGRFEDKGWRIRKDGSRFWADAILTALRDEAGNLKGFSKVTRDITATKIAEEEAKISLKQLSDIKFALDESAIIARTDHRGIINYVNDKFCEISKFSKEELVGQDHRILNSGYHPKEFFRTLWATISSGQIWKGEIRNRAKDGTYYWVDTTIVPFVDEQGKPFQYLAIRSDITELKRVEEELRIRARQQEAIAQLGQRALSGTDLGTLMDETVRLIAQTLEVEYCKVLELLPEGNALLLRAGVGWQEGLVGHGTVGKGMDSQAGYTLASSEPVVVTDLRTETRFSGPPLLHNHGVISGLSVIIWGSRTLSNKAGQTLKSNFQNAKPWGVLGAHTTTYRKFSQDDIYFFQAAANILAQAIQRQGVEEERARILERERAARAEAEASERYNRFFAEAVPQIIWTAQADGWVDYYNQRWVDYTGMTIEETQGWGWGPVLHPDDVQKCINNWNHSVQTGEPYEIEYRFKRASDGQYRWHLGRALPMRDHNGEIVKWFGTCTDIDEQKRAEEERTQLLKREQTARAVAESAREMVQRLQAVTDAAIAHLSLDDLLNELLDRLCEVLSVDTAAVLLLDAESHTLVVRAARGVEGAIEQQLRIPIGQGVAGRIAAERQPVLIDREAYSLAYSPILQEQQIQSLMGAPLLVEDRVLGVVQVGTVNTRSFTSDDLHLLQLVAERVALAIDRANLYEAEQSARTQAEAANRIKDEFLAIVSHELRTPLNSILGWSQMLRSQKLNEGIRTKALETIERNAKQQVRVIDDILDMSRILRGKIRLNVIPVNLAGIVEETLETFKPALDAKNIQVESILAGSDTTVSGDPDRLQQIINNLLSNAIKFTPEGGRLEVKLELAGKHVQLTVSDTGIGIDAEFLPHVFEGFRQADSSTTRTHGGLGLGLTIVRYLVELHGGTIEAFSEGKDKGATFTVKLPLATKARVSWLVATEVESEGTSQDLWVLDGLRVLVVDDDTDTCELIATVLTHYGVSVTAVSSAREAFAALEQLTPDVLVSDIGMPGENGYQLIRKLRQQEATRGEQIPAVALTAFARDEDRRQAMLAGFQMHVSKPVEPAELAKVVAKLASLS, encoded by the coding sequence ATGAAATTGAAGTTTCTGTATCTGCGGCGTTATGGCGTAGCTGTATTGGCTGTAGCACTAGCGCTGCTGCTGACACTCCTACTAAAACCATTGCTGCAAACCACTCCCACCGCACTGTTTTTAGGGGCTGTGGCTCTCAGCTCTTGGTATGGCGGCTTCCCGTCTGGGTTGCTGGCCACTATTTTATCTGCCTTGTGCCTCGACTACTTTTTTCTGAAATCGGGCTATTCGATTCAAGCTATCGCGTTACAAGACATTTTGCTGCTGAGCTTGTTTATACTGGTGGCGCTAATGATCAGTTCGCTCAACGCCGCCCGCCTGAAGGCTGAAAAGCGGGTGAGAGTCAGTGAAGAGAATTTCCGCTTGCTGGTTCAGGGTGTGAAAGATTACGCGATTTTCATGATCGATCCTGATGGGTATATTGTGAGTTGGAACGAGGGAGCAGAAAACATTAAGGGTTATAAAGCTAAAGAGATTATCGGTCAGCATCTCTCCCGCTTTTACACTGCTGAAGACATTGCACAAAGTAGGCCAGAACGCATCTTGCAGGTGGCAGCCGCTAAAGGTCGGTTTGAAGATAAGGGTTGGCGCATTCGTAAAGACGGTTCGCGGTTCTGGGCTGATGCCATCCTCACCGCGTTACGAGACGAAGCCGGCAACCTCAAAGGCTTCTCAAAAGTAACACGCGATATTACTGCCACAAAGATCGCGGAGGAAGAAGCCAAAATCTCTCTTAAACAGCTCTCAGATATAAAATTTGCTTTAGATGAATCTGCGATCATAGCGCGAACTGATCACAGAGGAATTATTAATTATGTTAATGATAAGTTTTGTGAAATTTCCAAATTTTCTAAAGAAGAACTGGTAGGACAAGACCACCGAATCCTTAATTCTGGATATCACCCCAAGGAATTTTTTAGAACCTTGTGGGCAACAATTTCTAGTGGGCAAATTTGGAAGGGAGAAATCAGAAACCGAGCGAAAGATGGAACGTATTACTGGGTTGACACCACGATTGTTCCTTTTGTCGATGAACAAGGAAAGCCCTTTCAATATTTAGCAATCAGATCCGATATCACGGAACTTAAACGGGTAGAGGAAGAGTTAAGAATCCGAGCGCGACAGCAAGAAGCGATCGCCCAACTGGGTCAGCGAGCACTTTCGGGCACCGATCTTGGGACGCTGATGGACGAAACGGTGAGGCTAATCGCCCAAACCCTAGAAGTGGAGTATTGCAAAGTTTTAGAACTGCTACCAGAGGGTAATGCCTTGTTGCTGAGAGCCGGCGTGGGATGGCAGGAAGGATTGGTTGGTCACGGCACCGTAGGTAAAGGAATGGATTCACAAGCTGGTTACACCTTAGCGTCTTCTGAGCCGGTGGTTGTGACGGATCTACGGACGGAAACAAGATTCTCTGGCCCTCCTTTGCTGCATAACCACGGGGTCATTAGCGGTCTAAGCGTGATTATTTGGGGTTCGAGGACGCTGTCGAATAAGGCCGGCCAGACACTGAAAAGCAACTTTCAAAATGCTAAACCTTGGGGGGTTTTGGGTGCCCACACAACCACGTACCGGAAGTTCAGCCAGGATGATATTTACTTTTTCCAAGCGGCTGCAAATATTCTGGCGCAAGCGATTCAACGCCAGGGGGTGGAAGAAGAACGCGCCCGAATTTTAGAGCGTGAGCGAGCAGCCCGTGCAGAAGCGGAGGCAAGCGAGCGGTACAATCGTTTCTTCGCCGAAGCCGTTCCCCAGATCATTTGGACCGCTCAAGCGGATGGTTGGGTGGATTATTATAACCAGCGCTGGGTTGACTACACCGGCATGACGATCGAAGAAACTCAGGGCTGGGGATGGGGTCCAGTGTTGCATCCTGACGATGTCCAGAAGTGTATCAATAACTGGAACCACAGCGTTCAGACGGGCGAGCCTTACGAAATTGAATACCGCTTTAAAAGGGCTTCTGACGGGCAATATCGCTGGCATTTAGGTCGGGCCTTGCCAATGCGCGATCACAATGGTGAAATCGTCAAGTGGTTCGGAACTTGCACAGACATTGACGAGCAGAAACGGGCAGAGGAAGAACGCACCCAATTGTTGAAGCGCGAGCAAACCGCACGGGCTGTTGCTGAATCAGCCCGTGAAATGGTACAGCGTCTCCAAGCTGTCACGGATGCGGCGATCGCGCATCTGTCGCTGGATGATTTGCTTAATGAGTTACTGGATCGCCTCTGTGAAGTTTTGTCGGTAGATACGGCGGCTGTTTTACTGCTGGACGCTGAAAGTCACACGCTGGTGGTGCGGGCGGCTAGGGGAGTTGAGGGGGCAATTGAGCAACAACTCCGCATCCCCATTGGTCAAGGAGTGGCCGGACGCATTGCTGCTGAGCGTCAGCCGGTGTTGATCGACCGGGAGGCTTATAGTCTAGCCTACAGCCCCATCTTGCAAGAACAACAGATTCAATCGCTGATGGGTGCTCCGCTGTTGGTTGAAGATCGAGTGCTGGGAGTTGTCCAAGTCGGCACCGTTAATACCCGCAGTTTTACTTCAGACGATTTGCATCTGCTTCAGCTTGTGGCTGAGCGCGTTGCTTTGGCGATTGATCGTGCCAACCTGTATGAGGCAGAACAGTCCGCACGCACGCAAGCGGAAGCAGCCAACCGCATTAAAGATGAGTTTCTGGCAATTGTTTCTCACGAACTCCGCACGCCTCTCAATTCAATCTTGGGCTGGTCGCAAATGCTCCGCAGCCAGAAGTTAAATGAAGGGATTAGGACTAAAGCACTGGAAACGATTGAGCGTAATGCTAAGCAACAGGTGAGAGTGATCGACGATATTCTCGATATGTCCCGCATTCTGCGCGGCAAGATTCGCTTGAATGTGATTCCAGTTAACTTGGCAGGAATTGTTGAGGAGACATTGGAGACATTTAAACCGGCACTGGATGCCAAGAATATTCAAGTAGAGTCTATACTTGCCGGCTCAGATACTACCGTCTCAGGCGATCCAGATCGCTTGCAACAAATTATTAACAATTTGCTTTCCAATGCCATCAAGTTTACCCCTGAAGGGGGACGGCTGGAAGTCAAACTTGAGCTTGCCGGCAAGCACGTCCAACTTACGGTAAGCGACACCGGCATTGGAATTGACGCTGAGTTTCTGCCTCATGTGTTTGAAGGGTTCCGCCAAGCCGATAGCTCAACGACACGAACACACGGCGGGCTAGGTTTAGGATTGACGATCGTTCGCTATCTTGTAGAACTGCATGGTGGCACGATTGAGGCATTTAGTGAAGGCAAAGACAAGGGAGCGACGTTTACGGTGAAGTTGCCACTAGCGACGAAAGCGCGAGTTTCATGGCTAGTAGCAACAGAGGTTGAGAGTGAAGGAACCTCCCAAGACTTGTGGGTACTGGATGGCTTGCGGGTGCTGGTTGTGGATGATGATACCGATACCTGCGAATTGATTGCCACAGTGCTAACGCATTACGGGGTGAGCGTAACGGCGGTTTCATCAGCCCGTGAGGCGTTTGCAGCTCTTGAACAGCTGACACCCGATGTTTTAGTCAGTGACATCGGAATGCCTGGGGAGAATGGCTACCAGCTAATCCGCAAGCTCAGACAGCAAGAAGCAACGCGGGGGGAACAGATTCCGGCTGTGGCGTTGACGGCATTTGCCAGAGATGAGGATCGCCGGCAAGCGATGCTGGCAGGATTTCAAATGCACGTCTCCAAGCCGGTTGAGCCGGCTGAGTTGGCGAAAGTGGTTGCTAAGCTTGCCAGTTTGAGTTAG
- a CDS encoding acetyl ornithine aminotransferase family protein yields the protein MLSVPTNWTLPRTPQLLTSLPGPRARALVERDRAVTSPSYTRGYPLVVARGAGCMLEDVDGNVFLDLTAGIAVTATGHAHPEVVAAIQEQSARLVHMSGTDFYYEPMVQLAEDLAKRAPFPNGARVFFSNSGAESNEGAIKLARYYTRRSLIIAFLGAFHGRTYGAMSLTGSKTVQRQQFGPLLPGVTHIPYGTHESLDYLEQKLFPTVLPPAEVAAIVVEPIQGEGGYIVPEDGFLERIRSICSRHGILMIVDEVQAGMGRTGKLFATEHWGVMPDIITLAKGIASGLPLGAILSRPELMTWPPGSHATTFGGNPVACAAANVTLRLLEAGLIDNAYKMGELLQAGLSKLASRFSRVSLPRGKGLMVAIDLLDSDGHLNSELRDQIVDRAFYKGLLLLGCGKSAIRFCPPLVIESDQVETALQILTELFEELGC from the coding sequence ATGCTGAGCGTTCCCACCAACTGGACTCTGCCTCGCACTCCCCAGCTCTTGACATCCCTGCCTGGGCCTCGCGCCCGTGCGCTTGTAGAGCGAGATCGGGCTGTAACGTCCCCTTCCTACACTCGTGGTTACCCCTTGGTAGTGGCTCGCGGTGCCGGCTGTATGCTCGAAGATGTGGATGGCAACGTTTTTTTAGACTTAACTGCCGGCATTGCAGTCACGGCAACCGGCCATGCTCATCCTGAAGTTGTCGCAGCTATCCAAGAGCAGTCTGCGCGTCTAGTGCATATGTCGGGAACTGATTTTTATTATGAACCGATGGTGCAGCTGGCAGAAGACTTAGCCAAACGCGCTCCCTTTCCCAATGGTGCGCGGGTGTTTTTCAGCAATTCTGGGGCGGAGTCGAACGAAGGGGCGATAAAACTGGCGCGTTACTATACAAGGCGATCACTGATCATTGCCTTCCTGGGCGCTTTTCACGGGCGCACTTATGGCGCGATGTCTCTCACCGGCTCTAAAACTGTCCAGCGCCAGCAATTTGGGCCATTGTTACCCGGTGTCACCCACATCCCTTACGGCACCCATGAAAGCCTAGATTACCTAGAACAAAAGCTTTTCCCCACAGTGCTGCCGCCGGCAGAGGTAGCGGCGATCGTCGTTGAACCGATTCAAGGAGAAGGGGGTTATATTGTGCCGGAAGATGGCTTTTTAGAGCGCATTCGCAGTATTTGCTCTCGCCACGGCATTCTGATGATTGTTGATGAAGTGCAAGCCGGCATGGGGCGCACCGGCAAACTTTTTGCCACTGAACACTGGGGTGTGATGCCAGATATTATTACCCTTGCCAAAGGCATTGCCAGCGGTTTGCCTCTCGGTGCTATTTTATCTCGACCTGAGTTAATGACATGGCCGCCCGGTTCCCATGCAACAACCTTTGGCGGCAATCCGGTTGCCTGTGCTGCTGCGAATGTGACGTTACGATTACTAGAAGCCGGTTTGATTGATAATGCTTATAAAATGGGTGAGCTATTACAAGCGGGGCTAAGTAAGCTGGCAAGCCGGTTTAGTCGGGTTTCTTTGCCACGAGGCAAAGGTTTGATGGTGGCAATTGATTTACTTGATAGCGACGGTCATTTAAATTCTGAGTTACGGGATCAAATTGTGGATCGGGCTTTTTACAAAGGATTATTATTACTGGGGTGCGGTAAATCTGCGATTCGGTTTTGCCCACCTTTAGTTATTGAAAGCGATCAGGTTGAAACGGCTTTACAGATTCTCACGGAGTTGTTTGAAGAACTAGGTTGTTAA
- a CDS encoding DUF1338 domain-containing protein: MIANSSDTNLKNIEIAGKLWNKLWENYSARVSYAGIYQQMILEAGGTIANDHIAFRSLRLNVETPQGKKNLGIEYIEQIAEALGYFVAGELSFPDQKLYARHYRHPQQEQFDLPKLFISELIVEELPADIAQLIEQTVTTDLAIATQSIASLMNTADTEHIADQLQKIFTRPWQPPLRSTVETVNKITQYGAWVLLHGYAVNHFTGYINRHNTQQYPDIESTARGLAERGVPMKAEIEGNRSTGLRQTATQAITENVPVRDDITKELITIPWTYAYYEIAERNLIEIAPGQTALFEAFLGPNAQNLFEMTRIADEGVEK; the protein is encoded by the coding sequence ATGATAGCCAACTCGTCTGATACCAACTTAAAAAATATCGAAATTGCCGGCAAGCTGTGGAATAAATTGTGGGAAAATTACAGCGCCAGGGTAAGTTATGCCGGCATCTATCAGCAAATGATCTTAGAAGCCGGTGGCACAATAGCCAATGACCACATCGCTTTCCGTTCCTTGCGTCTGAATGTCGAAACTCCCCAAGGCAAGAAAAACTTGGGAATTGAATATATCGAGCAAATTGCAGAAGCTTTGGGTTACTTCGTTGCTGGAGAATTATCCTTCCCCGATCAAAAACTTTATGCCCGTCATTACCGGCACCCTCAGCAAGAACAATTTGATTTACCTAAACTGTTTATCAGCGAACTAATTGTTGAAGAACTGCCGGCAGACATCGCACAATTAATTGAGCAAACTGTCACCACCGATCTCGCAATAGCAACCCAATCAATTGCCTCTCTAATGAACACAGCAGACACAGAACACATTGCCGATCAACTTCAAAAAATCTTCACCCGTCCTTGGCAACCCCCCTTACGCTCAACCGTCGAAACTGTTAATAAAATCACTCAATATGGAGCTTGGGTGCTGCTGCATGGTTATGCTGTGAACCACTTCACCGGCTACATCAACCGCCACAATACCCAACAATACCCCGATATCGAAAGCACAGCCCGTGGCTTAGCCGAACGAGGCGTTCCGATGAAAGCCGAAATCGAAGGCAATCGAAGCACAGGTTTGCGTCAGACAGCAACCCAAGCCATTACAGAAAACGTGCCGGTGCGAGATGATATCACTAAAGAACTTATTACCATCCCTTGGACTTATGCCTATTACGAAATAGCCGAGCGCAACCTCATAGAAATTGCGCCCGGACAAACGGCACTATTTGAAGCATTTCTCGGCCCTAACGCCCAAAATTTATTTGAAATGACGCGTATTGCGGACGAGGGCGTGGAAAAATAA
- the pyk gene encoding pyruvate kinase, with amino-acid sequence MRKTKIICTLGPASSDYQTIKAMVEAGMDVARLNFSHGEYATHEKNIHILQEISSELNRPLAILQDLQGPKIRVGDMEDGAILRAGEKTVITMNEVTGTAERFSCTYKGLASDVKEGEPLLINDGLLRLRVDKVAGSEIHATVIHGGPLESHKGINLSQSSISTPALTDKDIEDLNFGLSQNVDYVALSFVREASDIKEVKGAVKRKEKATNVVAKVERHEAVEELEGIVDAADVVMVARGDLGVEMPLEQVPIIQKSIIEMCHSHLKPVITATQMLESMIYNPRPTRAEVSDVANAIIDGTDAIMLSGETAVGRYPVETVKTMARIAETVEAQLVRSTKYLSGVKDLEMSNSVAHAACQLAEDLKAKAIICFTEHGFTARILSKYRQPIPVIALTPSVLVQRRLALYWGVRSLLLQQVSSTDQMIFFAEQAVLEAGYVSKGDVVVMTAGLPLPFTGVTNLIKVHRIGETQLV; translated from the coding sequence ATGCGTAAAACCAAAATTATCTGCACCCTTGGCCCCGCTAGTTCCGATTACCAGACGATTAAAGCGATGGTAGAGGCCGGCATGGATGTGGCCCGCCTCAATTTTTCTCACGGAGAATACGCAACCCACGAGAAAAACATTCACATCTTGCAGGAAATTTCTTCTGAACTCAATCGTCCTCTGGCCATTCTCCAAGATTTACAGGGCCCGAAAATTCGGGTGGGAGACATGGAAGATGGAGCCATTTTAAGAGCCGGTGAGAAAACTGTGATCACCATGAATGAAGTCACCGGCACCGCAGAGCGATTTAGTTGCACCTATAAGGGACTCGCCTCGGATGTTAAGGAGGGAGAACCCTTGCTCATTAATGATGGACTGCTTCGCCTTCGGGTGGACAAAGTGGCCGGCAGTGAAATTCATGCAACCGTGATTCATGGTGGCCCCCTGGAAAGTCATAAGGGGATTAACCTCAGTCAATCTTCGATCTCGACTCCTGCTTTAACAGACAAAGACATCGAAGATTTAAACTTTGGGTTGAGCCAAAATGTTGATTATGTGGCGCTTTCCTTTGTTCGGGAAGCTTCGGATATCAAAGAAGTCAAAGGTGCCGTTAAACGCAAGGAAAAAGCAACGAATGTGGTTGCCAAGGTGGAACGTCACGAAGCCGTTGAGGAACTTGAAGGTATTGTCGATGCTGCTGATGTGGTGATGGTGGCGCGGGGGGACTTGGGTGTGGAAATGCCTTTGGAACAGGTTCCCATTATCCAAAAGTCGATTATTGAAATGTGCCACAGCCATCTCAAGCCGGTGATCACGGCGACTCAGATGCTAGAGTCCATGATTTACAACCCCCGGCCCACTCGTGCAGAGGTTTCTGACGTCGCAAATGCGATTATTGACGGCACAGATGCGATTATGCTTTCCGGCGAGACGGCAGTGGGACGCTATCCGGTGGAAACAGTCAAAACAATGGCCCGGATTGCGGAAACGGTAGAGGCACAGTTAGTCCGCTCTACCAAGTACCTCAGCGGAGTCAAGGATTTGGAGATGTCCAACTCTGTGGCTCATGCGGCTTGCCAGTTGGCAGAAGATTTAAAGGCAAAAGCGATTATCTGCTTTACAGAACATGGATTTACTGCGCGAATCCTGTCTAAATACCGGCAGCCAATTCCTGTAATTGCCTTAACGCCTTCAGTGTTGGTGCAGCGCCGGCTGGCTCTCTATTGGGGTGTGCGATCACTTCTCCTTCAGCAGGTTTCTAGTACCGATCAGATGATTTTCTTCGCGGAACAGGCTGTGCTTGAAGCTGGATATGTCTCTAAGGGAGATGTTGTTGTGATGACTGCCGGCTTGCCTTTACCTTTTACTGGCGTGACGAATTTAATTAAGGTTCACCGCATTGGGGAAACTCAGTTGGTTTAG
- a CDS encoding N-acetylmuramoyl-L-alanine amidase, with protein sequence MGRVFISAGHGGYEGQVLDSGVVAGGTTEAREMILLRDMVITELRSRNLEVLAVPDELSMKQTIEWINARQRPGDVALEIHADAYFNPATRGASVYYIANNERRKADAELLLLGLLRRLPQLPSRGAKPDITTEVGSLPFCRGIIIPSMQMEVGFLTNPDDRYLIQNRRRDIALGIADGLAAWVRGTTLPTPTPTPTPTPIPVPDPTPGPADTYPLCNININGQLYGEKGILINGNAYVPIDLIDSLGIDLTRASQVRRVTYRNIVYLRAVELRDFNISLGWDSSTRTVSLRSILNVCAGQLDKIMGHGNTSEMELIMFLKANNDAALNQFPDIPKLYREEASIEGVNYDIAFCQMCLETAFLRFVSGVRPSQNNFAGLGGVGTGIEGASFPSARIGVRAHIQHLKAYASTEPIVQEIVDPRFRFVTRGVAPLVDQLSGRWAANLEYGAKIMALLRRLYESAKLL encoded by the coding sequence ATGGGACGAGTTTTTATTTCAGCCGGCCACGGGGGTTATGAGGGACAAGTTCTCGATTCCGGCGTAGTAGCCGGTGGCACCACAGAAGCCAGAGAAATGATTTTGCTGCGCGATATGGTGATAACAGAGTTGCGCTCTCGCAATTTAGAAGTCTTGGCTGTACCGGACGAGCTGAGTATGAAACAGACCATTGAATGGATTAATGCTCGTCAGCGTCCGGGTGATGTTGCCCTAGAAATTCATGCCGATGCGTATTTCAATCCAGCAACCAGGGGCGCTAGCGTTTATTACATCGCCAACAACGAACGGCGCAAAGCAGATGCAGAACTGCTGCTGCTGGGATTGCTACGGCGGCTACCTCAACTGCCCAGTCGGGGCGCTAAGCCTGACATTACCACCGAGGTCGGGAGTTTGCCCTTTTGTCGGGGAATTATTATTCCGTCAATGCAGATGGAAGTTGGCTTTCTCACCAATCCAGATGACCGATATCTGATCCAAAACCGACGCCGGGATATCGCTTTAGGAATTGCAGACGGACTGGCGGCGTGGGTGCGCGGAACGACCTTACCAACGCCAACGCCAACGCCAACGCCAACTCCTATCCCAGTGCCAGATCCAACCCCAGGGCCGGCAGATACTTATCCATTATGCAATATCAACATTAACGGGCAGTTGTACGGCGAGAAAGGCATCCTTATCAACGGCAATGCCTACGTTCCAATTGATTTAATCGATAGTTTGGGAATCGATCTGACAAGAGCCTCCCAAGTTCGCCGCGTTACCTACAGAAATATTGTCTATCTCAGAGCAGTTGAACTGCGGGATTTCAATATCTCTTTAGGTTGGGACTCTTCTACCCGCACCGTCAGTCTTCGCTCTATTTTGAATGTGTGCGCCGGCCAGCTCGATAAGATTATGGGGCATGGTAACACCAGCGAAATGGAGTTAATCATGTTTCTTAAAGCCAACAATGACGCTGCCCTGAACCAGTTTCCAGATATCCCCAAGCTTTATAGGGAGGAAGCCAGTATTGAGGGCGTCAATTATGACATTGCGTTCTGTCAAATGTGTTTAGAAACCGCATTTCTGCGCTTTGTCAGCGGTGTTAGACCTTCTCAAAATAACTTTGCCGGTTTAGGGGGAGTGGGCACCGGCATTGAGGGAGCTTCTTTCCCCAGCGCCAGAATTGGCGTCAGAGCACACATCCAGCATTTAAAAGCTTATGCCTCTACAGAGCCAATTGTTCAGGAAATCGTCGATCCCAGGTTTCGCTTTGTCACGCGAGGGGTTGCCCCTTTGGTAGATCAGCTAAGCGGACGCTGGGCGGCAAATTTAGAATATGGGGCGAAAATCATGGCTCTCCTCAGACGGTTGTATGAGTCAGCGAAGTTGTTGTAG